From a single Alkalihalophilus pseudofirmus genomic region:
- the serS gene encoding serine--tRNA ligase, producing MLDVKRLRNDFADIKEKLSTRGEDISGLDQFGDLDEKRRAIIVEVEELKSRRNQVSQEVAQLKREKKEADHLIKETREVSEKVKQLDEELRGLDAELDHLLLTIPNVPHESTPVGETEDDNVEARKWGEVRSFEFEPKPHWDLATDLGILDFERASKVTGSRFVFYKGLGARLERALMNFMMDLHQDEHGYEEVLPPYMVNRTSMTGTGQLPKFEEDAFKIREEDYFLIPTAEVPVTNMHRDEILQADQLPIAYTAFSACFRSEAGSAGRDTRGLIRQHQFNKVELVRFVKPEDSYQELENLTGHAEKVLQLLELPYRVMSMCTADLGFTAAKKYDIEVWIPSYDSYREISSCSNFEDFQARRANIKFRREPKAKAEFVHTLNGSGLAVGRTVAAILENYQLEDGSIEIPKVLRPYMGNVERIG from the coding sequence TGAAAAGCGCCGTGCCATTATTGTAGAGGTGGAAGAGTTAAAAAGCAGACGTAATCAGGTGTCACAAGAAGTTGCTCAATTAAAACGTGAGAAAAAAGAAGCTGACCACCTCATTAAAGAAACAAGAGAGGTCTCTGAGAAGGTTAAACAATTAGATGAGGAACTGCGCGGTCTTGATGCAGAGCTTGATCATCTTCTTTTAACGATTCCAAATGTGCCGCATGAATCAACGCCAGTAGGTGAAACAGAAGATGATAATGTAGAAGCACGCAAATGGGGCGAGGTGCGTTCATTTGAATTTGAACCTAAGCCGCATTGGGATCTAGCAACAGACCTAGGTATTCTAGATTTTGAGCGCGCATCAAAAGTAACTGGAAGCCGTTTTGTGTTTTATAAAGGGCTCGGAGCGCGTCTAGAGCGTGCATTAATGAACTTTATGATGGATCTTCATCAAGATGAACATGGCTATGAGGAAGTTCTTCCTCCTTACATGGTCAACCGCACAAGCATGACAGGCACCGGGCAGCTGCCAAAGTTTGAAGAAGATGCCTTCAAGATTCGTGAGGAAGATTACTTCTTAATTCCAACAGCAGAAGTCCCTGTTACAAACATGCACCGTGATGAAATTTTGCAAGCTGATCAATTGCCGATTGCCTATACAGCGTTTAGTGCTTGTTTCCGCTCAGAAGCAGGGTCAGCTGGCCGTGATACACGAGGCTTAATTCGCCAGCATCAATTCAATAAAGTAGAGCTTGTTCGTTTTGTAAAGCCTGAGGATTCATATCAAGAGCTTGAAAACTTAACTGGTCACGCGGAGAAAGTACTGCAATTACTAGAGCTTCCTTATCGTGTCATGAGCATGTGTACTGCAGATTTAGGCTTTACTGCAGCCAAGAAATACGATATTGAAGTATGGATTCCAAGCTATGACTCTTACCGCGAAATTTCTTCATGCAGTAACTTTGAAGATTTCCAAGCGCGCCGTGCGAACATTAAATTCCGCCGTGAGCCAAAAGCGAAAGCAGAGTTTGTTCATACGTTGAATGGATCAGGTCTTGCAGTCGGCCGTACAGTTGCTGCGATCCTAGAGAATTATCAGTTAGAAGATGGATCAATTGAGATTCCTAAAGTACTGCGTCCATACATGGGCAATGTTGAGAGAATCGGGTAA